The nucleotide sequence GCGGAACGCGCCGGCGTCGACGTGATCGCCGTAGAGGGCGAACTGGCCGGCGCCACCGTGAGTGGAGACCAGCATCAGCTGGGTGCCGTCCGGCTCGCGGCCGCTGTCGCCGACCACCAGGGTGTGGCTGCCTTCGGCGTGGCCGCCGACGGCGACCAGGTCGCCGGTGACGCTGGCCAGGTCGGTGTTCATCAGGAAGCTGCCGTTGCTGCTCAGGTCGCCGGCCAGCGACAGGGTGTGGAAGCCGTTTCCGCTGAAGGCCACGGTGGCGTTGTCGAGGGCCAGGTTGCTCAGGCTGGAGTCGGCGTTCATCTGCCAGCGCGCGTCGTGCAGGTCGAGGTTGAGGGTGCCGCTGGCCGGGTCGGCGAGCAGGGTGTCGCCGTGCAGGTCGCTGTGCTGGCTGGTCAGGTTGAGCACGCCGTCGCCGGCCACCTCGGCGAGCAGGCCGCTGTCGCCGACATCCAGGCTGGAGTCGGTGAGGGTCGACTGCAGGTTGGCGCCGGCGGCGATCGCGTAGCCGATGCCGTTGCCGGCCTGCAGTTGGCTGTTGTCGATCAGCAGGCTGGCGACGCTGCCGCTTTCCGCGCTGACCAGGTTGCTCTGGCTGTTCAGCGTGCTGCCGCTGATCGTCGCGGTGGCGGAGCCATAGTCTTGCGCGCCCTGGCTGAACAGCACGGTCGGGCCGCTGGCGCTGTCCAGTTGGCTGGTCGTGACGTCGATGCGCCCGCCGTTGTCGAGGTGCAGCGCGGCACCCTGGGCGCTGCTCAGCAGGCTGTGGTCGATGGTCAGGCTGCCGTTGGCCAGGGCGTGGGCGGCGGCGGCCGCGCTACCGTCGGTGAGCAACTGGCTGTCGCTGACGCTGATGCTGCTGCCGTTCTCGGCGTGCGCCGCGTCGGCCGCGTCGCCGCGGGTGTGCACGCTGCTGCCCTGGCTCAGGCTGATGTGGGTGCCCTGGGCGGTGAGCAGGCCGTGGCTGGCGCTGCCGTCGGTGTCGATCTGGCTGGCGCTGACGTCGATCGAGCCGCTGGCGTTGTTGACCCAGATGCCGATGCTGTCGGCGCCGTGAGTGTGGATCGTCGAGTTGCTGACGCGATTGTCGGCGCCGTTGCTGGCGACGTGGATGCCGTGGCTGGCGTTGCCGAGGGTGTCGATCTGCCCAGCGTTGACCATCAACTGCGCGCCATTGCTGGCGTCGATGCCGACGCTGGCGTCGCCCTCGGTGCGGATGCTGGCCCCGTCGAGGCTGAGGGTGCCGCTGTTGTCGAGGTGCACGCCGGCGCTCTGCGCGCCGTGGGTGACGACCTGCGCGCCGCCATCGAGGATCACGCCGCCGTTGTTGTGCGCGTGCACGCCATCGGCGCCGCTGCCGTCGGTTTCCACGCTACCGCCGGAAAAGTGCATGGCGCCGCCGGTCTGCACGTCGAGGCCGCTGGCGGCGTCGCCGTGGGTGTGCACCGTGACGTCGCTGACCTCGGCACTGCCGCCGTTTTCCAGCAGGCCAATGCCGCCGACGTCGATCTGCACATCGTTGAGGATCACGGCGCTGCCGGCGTTCCACAGGTCGAGCTGGATGCCGCCGCCGCTGCCGGCGTTGTGCACCTCGCTGTGCTCGATATCGAAGCTCATGCCTTGCACGATGATCGCCGCGCTGCCGGCATCGACCTCGAAGTGCGCATCGTCGAGGCTGCTCACCGGGTTTCCGCCCCACGGCGTGTAGGTTTGCGGGCTGTCGAAATCCTCGGCGAACAGTGGGCCGCTGATTGCGGCGGTGATCACCAGTGCCAGCAGGGTCGGCACGTGCGGCGGACGCAGGGCGCTGGTGCGGGTGGATGGGCGGGGATGGCTCCTCAGCGGTTTCATGATGGTTACCTCGCAAGGCTGTCGGCGCAGACTTGGCTGTCTGCTGTTGCTGCCGATTCTTCGCGAGTGGCCGGTGTGGCCAGATCAGAAACGCCTGAGTGTCGTGTAGGAAAATTCCGACAGGCTGCTAGCGTGTGTAGGAACGCCACTACGGATGGGATTTACATGAGTCGAGTGTTGATTGCCGATGAACATCCGGTGACCCGCCACGCAATGCGCCTGCTGCTCGAGGGCGAGGGCCACCAGGTGGTTAGCGAGGCGCACAACGGCGTCGAAGCCGTGCAGCAGACCCTTGAGACACGGCCCGACCTGCTGATCCTCGATATCGACCTGTCGCGCCTGAATGGCCTCGACGTGATGGCACGCCTGCACGCCCGCGGCCTGCGCATGCCGATCCTGGTGTTCACCAGCCAGGACTCCGAGCACATCGCCGGGCGCTTCCTGCAGGCCGGCGCCGCCGGCTTCGTCAGCAAGCACGACGACCTCGGCGAGCTGCGCCTGGCGGTGTCGATGGTCTTGCGCGGGCGCAGCTATTTCCCCAGCCAACTGCTCGGCAGCGTCAACCTGCCGGCGATCCGCACCCAGGAGACCGAGCGGGTCAATCAGCTGTCCAACCGCGAGTTGAGCGTCCTCTACTTCCTGGCCAGCGGTTACAGCAATCACGAGATCGCCAACGAACTGACCATCAGCGAGAAGACCGTCAGCACCTACCGCACGCGGCTGCAGCAGAAGCTCAACCTGCGCACGCTGCCCGAGCTGATCGACTTCGCCCGGCGCAACGAGTTGGTGGTCGATCAGGATCATCCCGCCGACCGCGGAGCGCCGCCCGGCGAGAGCAGCAGCGATCTGGCGATGCTGCAGGCGATGATCGACAGCCTGCCGGCGGCGCTCTACGTGCGCGATACCGGCGGCCGCCTGCTGTTCGCCAACCCGGCGTTCCTGCATCTGTACGACGTCGAGTTGGACGCTGTGCTGGGTACCCGCGCCATCGACGTGGACTGGTACTCGGCGGCCGATGCGGCGACCCTGCAGGGCTTCTACCTACAGGCGGTGGCCGCCGGCCAGCGCTTCGCCCGCGACATCGACGTGCGCATCCACGGGCGCCGTCGCGTGCTGCACCACTGGGGCACGCCGTACCGCGACCAGGCCGGGCGCCTGCTCGGCATGATCTGCGGCAGTGTCGACATCACCAACCGCCAGGACCTCCTGCAGTCGGTACGCGAGGCCAAGGAGCAGGCCGAGCTGGGCAATCAGCGCAAGCTGGATTTCCTGGTCAGCGCCAGCCAGGAATTCAGCACCCCGCTGCAGGCCATGCGCGGCATGCTGCAACTGGTCCTCGAGCGCGCCACGTTGGAGCGCGCCGACCGCGAGGCGCTGAACCTGGTGGCGGCGACCACTCAGGGCCTGCTGAGTCTGGTCGCTGACCTGCAGGGCATCGCCCAGGTCGAGGCCGGCGAGCTGCCGGTGGCGCAGCTGGCGACGCGCCTCGACGCACTGGCCGCCGAGCTGATCGAAGAGTTGCGCCCGGAGGCGCAGCACAAGGGTCTGGAGTTGCTGCTGCAGCTCGACGGCGAGCTGCAGCAGCCGCTGCGCACCGATCCGCCGCGCCTGCGCCTGGCGCTCGCCTACCTGTTGCGCCATGTGCTGCAGCAGACCGATGCCGGTGCGGTGAAGCTCGGCGTGCATGCCGAGGCGCAGGCGGACGGCGCGATTGCGCTGCGCCTGGAGATCGCCGGCACGCCGCGCGAACAGCCCGATCCGCTGCGCACTTACTCGCTCGCCGAGTTGTCGGCGGTGGCTACCGACGATCTGGCGCGCGCCGCCCCGGTGAGCCTGACCATCGCCCGCCGT is from Pseudomonas sp. LS44 and encodes:
- a CDS encoding autotransporter outer membrane beta-barrel domain-containing protein, producing the protein MKPLRSHPRPSTRTSALRPPHVPTLLALVITAAISGPLFAEDFDSPQTYTPWGGNPVSSLDDAHFEVDAGSAAIIVQGMSFDIEHSEVHNAGSGGGIQLDLWNAGSAVILNDVQIDVGGIGLLENGGSAEVSDVTVHTHGDAASGLDVQTGGAMHFSGGSVETDGSGADGVHAHNNGGVILDGGAQVVTHGAQSAGVHLDNSGTLSLDGASIRTEGDASVGIDASNGAQLMVNAGQIDTLGNASHGIHVASNGADNRVSNSTIHTHGADSIGIWVNNASGSIDVSASQIDTDGSASHGLLTAQGTHISLSQGSSVHTRGDAADAAHAENGSSISVSDSQLLTDGSAAAAAHALANGSLTIDHSLLSSAQGAALHLDNGGRIDVTTSQLDSASGPTVLFSQGAQDYGSATATISGSTLNSQSNLVSAESGSVASLLIDNSQLQAGNGIGYAIAAGANLQSTLTDSSLDVGDSGLLAEVAGDGVLNLTSQHSDLHGDTLLADPASGTLNLDLHDARWQMNADSSLSNLALDNATVAFSGNGFHTLSLAGDLSSNGSFLMNTDLASVTGDLVAVGGHAEGSHTLVVGDSGREPDGTQLMLVSTHGGAGQFALYGDHVDAGAFRYTLAQQGDDWYLVSSQTGPVDPTDPTDPTDPTDPVDPTDPGDGGNGGGTTDPGDSGNGGGITDPGDGGQVTPPVVQPDDLSKGANAALGMQTAAANLFYTELGTLTQRLGELRLGHDQGGVWVRGMGSQWHVDNGSSRAFDQNFSGVQVGADHGIAVDGAIWYLGGMVGAGRADMNFGEGSSGDLDSQMVGVYATYMHDDGWYVDSVLKYDRLHGKVKVPTNLGTPVKGRYDANAVGASVEVGKQIRLDDGWFVEPQAQLSAAHIDGPSYTSTDGLAVRASDTDSLQGRLGVRAGKDLHLENGMNLQSYATTSYIDELAGHDSVTVNDHKLDNELPGSRVQLGVGSSLQVSAKQKVSLEANYANGHDIEQPWAVTVGYRYLW
- a CDS encoding response regulator, with amino-acid sequence MSRVLIADEHPVTRHAMRLLLEGEGHQVVSEAHNGVEAVQQTLETRPDLLILDIDLSRLNGLDVMARLHARGLRMPILVFTSQDSEHIAGRFLQAGAAGFVSKHDDLGELRLAVSMVLRGRSYFPSQLLGSVNLPAIRTQETERVNQLSNRELSVLYFLASGYSNHEIANELTISEKTVSTYRTRLQQKLNLRTLPELIDFARRNELVVDQDHPADRGAPPGESSSDLAMLQAMIDSLPAALYVRDTGGRLLFANPAFLHLYDVELDAVLGTRAIDVDWYSAADAATLQGFYLQAVAAGQRFARDIDVRIHGRRRVLHHWGTPYRDQAGRLLGMICGSVDITNRQDLLQSVREAKEQAELGNQRKLDFLVSASQEFSTPLQAMRGMLQLVLERATLERADREALNLVAATTQGLLSLVADLQGIAQVEAGELPVAQLATRLDALAAELIEELRPEAQHKGLELLLQLDGELQQPLRTDPPRLRLALAYLLRHVLQQTDAGAVKLGVHAEAQADGAIALRLEIAGTPREQPDPLRTYSLAELSAVATDDLARAAPVSLTIARRLVEILGGELVTISPPEQGTMVSVHLQLAVLEE